The window TCTTCCTTCTTTATATTGTTCGCTACGTGCCATCTCAGCGCCACCTAAACGGCCTGATGTCATGATCTTAATACCTTCGGCACCCATTCTCATGGTTGAAGCGATAGTAGTTTTCATGGCACGACGGAAAGAGATACGCGCTTCTAATTGTTTTGCAATGCCTTCTGCCACTAATTGTGCATCAAGCTCGGGGCGTTTGATTTCGAAGATGTTGATCTGAACTTCCTTTTTCGTAAGTTTTTTCAACTCTTCTTTAATCTTATCAACTTCGGCACCGCCTTTACCAATCACAATACCCGGACGGGCAGTGTGGATAGTTACAGTGATGCGTTTTAATGTGCGTTCGATAACCACTTTTGATACACCACCTTTAGCGATACGTGCTGAAAGGTATTTGCGGATTTTTTCGTCTTCAACTAATTTGTCGGCATAATGATTGCCACCGAACCAATTAGAATCCCAACCTCTGATGATTCCTAATCTGTTACCTATTGGATGTGCTTTCTGTCCCATTTCAAATTAATTGTTTTCGTTTTTACTATCCACAACCAGTGTTACATGGTTTGAGCGTTTACGGATACGGTATCCCCTTCCTTGCGGAGCAGGGCGTAACCTTTTTAGCTGACGACCACCGCCTACTGAGATTTCTTTAATAAACAAGCCATGATCTTCGGCTTTTTTACCTTCGTTTTTTGCTTCCCAGTTAGTAATTGCCGATACTAATAATTTCTCTACACGAATGGCAGCTTCTTTATTAGTAAACTTTAAGATACTTAAAGCTGAAAATACATTTTTACCACGAACCAGGTCAACTACCAAACGCATCTTGCGTGGTGAAGTTGGGCAGTCCTGTAATTTGGCAACAGATGCACCACCGGTTACGGCTTTTGCAGCTTCTTTTTGTTGCCTGATTAGTACAGACTTTTTAATTTTTGTTGTTGCTTCCATTGCCTGTTATTTTTTCTTCTCTGCGTGACCGCGGAATGTACGGGTTGGAGCAAATTCTCCCAACTTGTGACCAACCATGTTTTCTGTTACATACACCGGGATAAACTTGTTACCATTGTGTACTGCGAATGTGTGACCAACGAAATCAGGAGAGATCATGGAACGACGTGACCATGTTTTTACAACTGATTTTTTGCTTGATTCATTCAAGGTCAGAACTTTTCTTTCCAGGTTATGATCAATATAAGGTCCTTTTTTAATTGAACGTGCCATTATTTTTTCCTTCTTTCAATGATATAACGATCCGACCCTTTTTTCTTATCACGAGTTTTGTAGCCTTTAGCTAACAAACCTTTACGTGAGCGTGGATGACCACCTGAGGCTCTACCCTCACCACCACCCATAGGGTGATCTACCGGGTTCATGGCAACACCACGAACACGCGGCCTGCGGCCTAACCAACGTTTGCGGCCTGCTTTACCTAACACCGCGTTTGCTCTTTCGCCATTTGAAACGGTACCAATAGTTGCCAAACAGGTTGACAATATCATACGGGTTTCGCCTGAAGGCAATTTGATGATGGCATATTTACCATCGCGCGCCGAAAGCTGGGCATAAGTACCGGCACTGCGGGCAATAACACCACCCTGGCCTGGGTTTAACTCAATGTTGTGGATGATAGAACCTAACGGGATGTTCTTCAAAGGCATGGTATTACCAACCTCTGGAGTAGCTGTCTCGCCGGCTACAACTACCGTTCCAACTGTTAAGCCTTCCGGAGCTATCATATATCGTTTTTCACCATCAGCAAAATGTAACAGTGCTATACGTGCCGAACGGTTAGGATCGTACTCGATAGTTGCAACCTTTGCAGGGATATCAAATTTATTACGTTTGAAGTCAACTAACCTGTATGCTTGTTTATGACCACCACCTAAGTAGCGCATAGTCATTTTACCGGTGTTGTTACGTCCGCCCGATCTAGTGTTTGATGATACAACCAACGACTTTTCAGGAACGTTTGTTGTAATATCTGAGTTAGATACGTCAACTCTGAAACGGGTACCCGGGGTAACCGGTTTAAATCTCTTTACTGCCATCTCTATAATTATATATTGCTGTAAAAATCAATTGTTTGACCGTCATTCAAAGTAATGATCGCTTTTTTATACGTAGCAGCACGGCCAGATACGGCGCCTGCCTTAGTATTGCGAGTTTTAAGTTTGCCGACGTATTTCATAGTGTTTACCGCTTTAACGTTAACACCGTACATTGCCTCAATGGCGCCTTTAATCTGAATTTTGTTTGCTCTGTGATCAACTTTGAAAGCATAACGGTTAAGTTTCTCGGTTAATTGAGTTACTTTTTCAGTAAGTAGGGGTTTCTTTAAAATTTCCATAATTACTTAGCTAATGCTTCCTCCAAAGTTTTAACAGCGCCTGTAGTTAATAACAGTTTACCAGCGTTTAACACATCATAAGTGTTTAGCTGCTCAACCGAAATTACTTTCGTTTTCTTCAGGTTTCTGCTTGATAAATACACATTGTTATTTTCGGCACCTGCTACTACTAATAATGTTTTGTCATTAGTAACATTCAGGTCGGCCTCCATTTTAATGTAGTTTTTAGTTTTGATGCTATCAAAATTAAAATCTTCCAATACTAAAATGTTGTTATCCTTTGCTTTGTATGATAAAGCCGATTTACGGGCCAGTGATTTTAACTTCTTGTTTAATTTGAAGCTGTAATCGCGGGGCTGCGGACCGAAAACGCGACCACCACCATTAAATAATGGAGATTTTACGCTACCTGCACGGGCACCACCTGTACCTTTTTGTTTATATAATTTGCGGGTTGAACCTGCAATCTCGTTACGCTGTTTTGCTTTGTGTGTACCCTGACGTTGGTTAGCTAAAAACTGCTTAACATCAAGATAGATCGCGTGATCGTTTGGCTCAATACCGAATACCGACTCAGGAAGCTGCACCTTGGCACCTGTTTCTTTACCTGATACGTTTAATACGTTTACTTCCATCTTATTTATCCACTATTACGAATGAACCCTTAGCTCCGGGGATGGAACCTTTAACAACCAACAGGTTTTGCTCAGCGTAAACCTTAATCACTTGTAAGTTCTGTGCTTTAACACGAACGTTACCGGTTTGACCTGCCATGCGCATGCCTTTAAATACACGCGACGGCCATGATGACGCACCCAAAGATCCTGGCGCACGTAAACGATTATGCTGACCGTGAGTTTGCATACCCACACCACCAAAACCGTGACGTTTTACCACACCCTGAAATCCTTTACCTTTTGAAGTACCAACTACATCAACAAAATCTCCCGCAGCAAAAATATCAACAGTGATAGTATCACCTAATGATTTTTCGTCCTCGAAAGTTTTGAATTCAACAAGCTTACGCTTTGGAGTTGTACCGGCTTTTTGGAAGTGTCCTTTTAACGGACCAGAAGTGTTTTTTTCCTTTTTGTCGCCATATGCCAGCTGTACAGCAGCATATCCGTCTGTATCAACAGACTTAACTTGTGTTACCACGCAAGGGCCAGCTTCGATTACGGTGCAAGGAATATTCTTCCCTGTTTCGTCGAAAATGCTGGTCATTCCTACTTTTTTACCAATAATTCCTGACATTTCTTTAATTTATTTGTGTCCATCGAAGCAGTAGGGCTTCGTTCAAGACATATTATTCCCCCCGAAAGGGACGGCAAAGATAGAAACTTTACAGTAATAATCAAATAGTTAGTGAGTTATTTTTTTATAAATTTTGTATAGTTGTTTTAACCTGCATTTTCGGGTTATCTTGTTGGCGCCTAATTGATTTAAATTAATGTAAAAGCAAAGTAGTTTATCGTATTTTGTCATGTGTTAATAAAAGCACATCCGGGCGTAAATATCGGATGTCAAATTACACACGTTAACCGATCTTATCTCATAAAACAACATCAATAAAAGGACTCTGTTATGCCCATAACTTCACTCACCCGAAACATTATTTTAATTACCATAATAGCTGTTTTGATATTTTTTGGCGGATGGGCATTATTACATACGGTGGCTTTAAACATGCGGAACAAAGTTGCAGATGGCTTACTGGCCGATTTTGTTGTTACTTTTCCTGTTTTATACTATCTTATAATTATTCGCCCCTCACAAACTTCGGCAAAACGGCTTTTGTTTATTATCAGTATCTGCTCGATAATTGCCTACCTGATACTTCCTGCACAGCAAAAAGCGTATATATTGCAAATCCGTAAATTATCGGCCTTTGCCGAACTACTGTTTGTTATTTACGCTTTCACAAAATTCAATAAACTATGGTTAGCCTATAAATATCAGAAGGCACTCCTCCCCGATCCTATTTACAATCTGCGACTTGCAATGGCCAGCACCATGGGCCACTCGTTAGGCGTAAAAGTTATAGCTTCGGAATTGGCTGTTTTAAGATATGGCTTGCTATCGTGGAAAAAAGAAAAACCTGCGCTTACCCAAAGCCGTTCATTTAGTACGCATAAAGATTTTGGTTACATAGCCATATGGTGCATACTGTTTGTGGCCATTATGGTCGAAACATTTGCCTTTCACCTGCTGCTCCTAAAATGGAGCCCTTTGGCGGCTATGATTGTTACGGGACTTACGCTTTACGGCGTTATTTTCCTGGTTGCCGATCTATCCGCAGTAATTAAAAGAAGAGTGGAAATTAACCAAACCACACTGCTTTTACGTACAGGCTTACGCTGGCGCGCTATAGTTGATATCGCCAACATTTGCACCATAAACAAAATTGTTAACGATTACCATTCGAATAATTTTTACTTTAAAGGGGGAATAATAAAAAGCAGTGGCAACCTCCTCATAACTTTTAAAACCCCGGTGCAGGTAGATAAGCTTTATGGTAAAAGCAAAATGACTAATACTATATTGATGAATATTGACAATTACGAAGCATTTGCCGCAATGGTAAATAATGCTGTAAAATTACTTAGTTGAAGTTTGAAGGGTAATATTATGTTCAATTAAACCATATAGGAATACCGTGAGGCCGCTACCGTTTCCACCTTTTTTGCTAAGCCCATTTTCTTTCCCTATATTCATCCAACTAACAATTAAGCAGTTAAACACGATGAAATACTTTGGCCAAACGCTTTCCATCATCTTTATCACTACCCTATTATTTGCCTGCAAGCAAAAGCCCACAGAAAAAACTACCATGGCGCATGACCGTATGGGCAAAGCCTCCCGCGAAGACAAAAACGGATGGATTTACGTGCACCTGGCGGGTTCGCCGGCTGATATCGGCTATCAGCATGGCTACCTGCTATCCAAAGAAATTGACACCTTAATAAAGGTAATGCAGTATTACCTGCCCTATACCAGTAAAAAGGACTGGGCCTTTTACCGCAAGGCGTCGGCCCGCTTTATGTGGAACAAGATTGGTAAAGAATACCAGGACGAAATCCGCGGTATAACCGAAGGCTTACAGGCCAAAGGCCTGAAATACGACACCCTG is drawn from Mucilaginibacter ginsenosidivorax and contains these coding sequences:
- the rplW gene encoding 50S ribosomal protein L23, encoding MEILKKPLLTEKVTQLTEKLNRYAFKVDHRANKIQIKGAIEAMYGVNVKAVNTMKYVGKLKTRNTKAGAVSGRAATYKKAIITLNDGQTIDFYSNI
- the rpsS gene encoding 30S ribosomal protein S19, with protein sequence MARSIKKGPYIDHNLERKVLTLNESSKKSVVKTWSRRSMISPDFVGHTFAVHNGNKFIPVYVTENMVGHKLGEFAPTRTFRGHAEKKK
- the rpsC gene encoding 30S ribosomal protein S3 → MGQKAHPIGNRLGIIRGWDSNWFGGNHYADKLVEDEKIRKYLSARIAKGGVSKVVIERTLKRITVTIHTARPGIVIGKGGAEVDKIKEELKKLTKKEVQINIFEIKRPELDAQLVAEGIAKQLEARISFRRAMKTTIASTMRMGAEGIKIMTSGRLGGAEMARSEQYKEGRIPLHTFRADIDYALAEALTTYGKIGVKVWICKGEVYGKRDLSPNIGGASSASGKGGRPDGAPAFGGRDNARGGERGGERRNDRKPGGDRRGGPGAGGQGGPRGGGNSRPGGQGGSRPGGQGGGNRPGGPGKR
- the rplV gene encoding 50S ribosomal protein L22, translating into MEATTKIKKSVLIRQQKEAAKAVTGGASVAKLQDCPTSPRKMRLVVDLVRGKNVFSALSILKFTNKEAAIRVEKLLVSAITNWEAKNEGKKAEDHGLFIKEISVGGGRQLKRLRPAPQGRGYRIRKRSNHVTLVVDSKNENN
- the rplD gene encoding 50S ribosomal protein L4, which translates into the protein MEVNVLNVSGKETGAKVQLPESVFGIEPNDHAIYLDVKQFLANQRQGTHKAKQRNEIAGSTRKLYKQKGTGGARAGSVKSPLFNGGGRVFGPQPRDYSFKLNKKLKSLARKSALSYKAKDNNILVLEDFNFDSIKTKNYIKMEADLNVTNDKTLLVVAGAENNNVYLSSRNLKKTKVISVEQLNTYDVLNAGKLLLTTGAVKTLEEALAK
- the rplC gene encoding 50S ribosomal protein L3, which produces MSGIIGKKVGMTSIFDETGKNIPCTVIEAGPCVVTQVKSVDTDGYAAVQLAYGDKKEKNTSGPLKGHFQKAGTTPKRKLVEFKTFEDEKSLGDTITVDIFAAGDFVDVVGTSKGKGFQGVVKRHGFGGVGMQTHGQHNRLRAPGSLGASSWPSRVFKGMRMAGQTGNVRVKAQNLQVIKVYAEQNLLVVKGSIPGAKGSFVIVDK
- the rplB gene encoding 50S ribosomal protein L2 — its product is MAVKRFKPVTPGTRFRVDVSNSDITTNVPEKSLVVSSNTRSGGRNNTGKMTMRYLGGGHKQAYRLVDFKRNKFDIPAKVATIEYDPNRSARIALLHFADGEKRYMIAPEGLTVGTVVVAGETATPEVGNTMPLKNIPLGSIIHNIELNPGQGGVIARSAGTYAQLSARDGKYAIIKLPSGETRMILSTCLATIGTVSNGERANAVLGKAGRKRWLGRRPRVRGVAMNPVDHPMGGGEGRASGGHPRSRKGLLAKGYKTRDKKKGSDRYIIERRKK